From Herbiconiux flava, one genomic window encodes:
- the xseA gene encoding exodeoxyribonuclease VII large subunit — translation MSDAPAPSFSSGPPTLENPWPVGELAQKIRGYIERLGTAWVEGEITQWGVSGGNVYGKLKDLSGDATVSFTIWSSVKAKLPADLKQGDRVIALIKPSYWVRGGSLSMQVFEMRHVGLGDLLERLERLRAQLASEGLFDRGRKRSLPFLPGTVGLVTGKDSDAEKDVLRNAQLRWPSVRFRVVHAAVQGDRTAREVVAAIELLDADPAVEVIIVARGGGDFQNLLGFSDEAVVRAAAAATTPIVSAIGHEADAPLLDLVADLRASTPTDAAKRVVPDVTEELMRVDQARTRIRTRVAATVSIEVDRLTQIRSRPALSNPAWIIDSRSEDLTRFVARGEELVSRVLEREGNRVRELVAHVRALSPQRTLDRGYAIVQSVSGPNAGHIVRAATDAPQGSLVTVTVADGALDAVSSGPSSSGAAAAARVPSSTGSGDVEHDAGTGGTADPSVSDR, via the coding sequence GTGTCCGACGCTCCCGCCCCCTCGTTCTCGTCGGGGCCGCCGACGCTCGAGAACCCCTGGCCCGTGGGCGAGCTGGCGCAGAAGATCCGCGGCTACATCGAGCGCCTCGGCACCGCGTGGGTCGAGGGCGAGATCACGCAGTGGGGCGTGTCGGGCGGCAACGTCTACGGAAAGCTGAAAGACCTGTCGGGCGACGCCACCGTGAGCTTCACCATCTGGTCGTCGGTCAAGGCGAAGCTGCCGGCCGACCTCAAGCAGGGCGACCGGGTGATCGCGCTGATCAAGCCGAGCTACTGGGTGCGCGGCGGCTCGCTCTCGATGCAGGTGTTCGAGATGCGGCACGTCGGGCTCGGCGACCTGCTCGAACGGCTCGAGCGGCTGCGCGCGCAGCTCGCCTCCGAGGGGCTGTTCGACCGCGGCCGCAAGCGCTCGCTGCCCTTCCTGCCGGGCACCGTCGGCCTCGTCACGGGCAAAGACAGCGACGCCGAGAAGGACGTGCTCCGCAACGCCCAGCTGCGCTGGCCCTCTGTGCGGTTCCGCGTCGTGCACGCGGCCGTGCAGGGCGACCGCACGGCCCGCGAGGTCGTGGCGGCCATCGAGCTGCTCGACGCCGATCCGGCGGTCGAGGTCATCATCGTCGCCCGCGGCGGCGGCGACTTCCAGAACCTGCTCGGCTTCAGCGACGAGGCCGTGGTGCGCGCGGCCGCGGCGGCGACCACCCCCATCGTCAGCGCCATCGGCCACGAGGCGGATGCTCCGCTGCTCGACCTCGTCGCCGACCTCCGCGCCTCCACCCCCACCGATGCCGCGAAGCGGGTCGTGCCCGACGTCACCGAGGAACTGATGCGGGTCGATCAGGCCCGCACGCGCATCCGCACCCGGGTCGCTGCCACCGTCTCGATCGAGGTCGACCGGCTGACGCAGATCCGCTCGCGCCCGGCGCTGTCGAACCCGGCCTGGATCATCGACTCCCGTTCGGAAGACCTCACCCGCTTCGTCGCCCGCGGCGAGGAGCTGGTCAGCCGCGTGCTCGAACGCGAGGGCAACCGGGTGCGGGAGCTGGTGGCGCACGTGCGGGCCCTGTCGCCGCAGCGCACGCTCGACCGCGGGTACGCCATCGTGCAGTCGGTCTCCGGGCCGAACGCGGGGCACATCGTGCGGGCGGCGACGGATGCTCCGCAGGGCTCCCTCGTCACGGTGACGGTCGCCGACGGCGCGCTCGACGCGGTCTCCTCGGGTCCCTCCTCCTCGGGTGCGGCCGCCGCGGCCCGCGTCCCCTCCTCCACAGGTTCGGGTGATGTGGAGCACGACGCCGGGACCGGCGGCACCGCCGATCCCTCCGTCTCCGATCGATAG
- a CDS encoding DUF6264 family protein, translated as MTDERPKPKYGELAPEGWVWQPPKEATPDPVPEAETSPAPAPVARPSGRPPVDPRWPAPDARAARSSTGAPEGDPAPGAEPVPAPRRGLAVDVNITIVLLVLGTLSVGSSVATLLDLNGYMTTAGAAFGLGGYPANEVTRVTGVTGAVLHVLLIAGTVWLSIRRIKRQKLAFWVPLTAAVVSFLITCICVAIAFSQAPELLDSLTTLPAVVTITPTP; from the coding sequence GTGACCGACGAGCGACCGAAGCCCAAGTACGGAGAACTGGCCCCCGAGGGCTGGGTCTGGCAGCCGCCGAAAGAGGCGACCCCCGACCCCGTCCCCGAGGCCGAGACCTCTCCGGCACCGGCTCCGGTCGCTCGTCCGTCGGGCCGGCCCCCGGTCGATCCGCGCTGGCCGGCTCCGGATGCTCGTGCCGCGCGCTCCTCGACGGGTGCTCCCGAGGGCGACCCGGCGCCGGGTGCCGAACCGGTCCCGGCCCCGCGACGCGGCCTCGCCGTCGACGTCAACATCACGATCGTGCTGCTCGTTCTCGGCACCCTCTCGGTGGGATCGAGCGTCGCCACGCTGCTCGACCTGAACGGCTACATGACGACGGCCGGAGCCGCTTTCGGGCTCGGCGGCTATCCCGCGAACGAGGTCACGCGCGTCACGGGCGTGACCGGCGCCGTGCTGCACGTGCTGCTGATCGCGGGAACGGTGTGGCTGTCGATCCGGCGGATCAAGCGGCAGAAGCTCGCGTTCTGGGTACCGCTGACGGCGGCCGTGGTGTCGTTCCTGATCACCTGCATCTGCGTGGCGATCGCGTTCTCGCAGGCGCCGGAGCTGCTCGACTCACTGACGACGCTGCCGGCGGTCGTGACGATCACGCCGACGCCTTAG
- a CDS encoding carbonic anhydrase yields the protein MTHDSIPTADAVDEPATAGTTDEVTTGAATIADAVEPIGEATTPARVWATMSRGNERFVAGTPKHPRQDVETRAELAHLQTPRAALFGCSDSRLAAEIIFDLGLGDLFVVRNAGQVISESVLGSLEYAVEVLGVSLVVVLGHDECGAVRAAIDSQLPDAAPLPPHIQSLVSQIVPAIAEVPTDRADDGTLLSAPDAGLVGKAHLRDTVRQLLESSEIITEAVAEGRLAVVGANYRLAEGRAVPDVVVGQI from the coding sequence ATGACCCACGACAGCATCCCCACCGCCGACGCGGTCGACGAGCCCGCCACGGCGGGCACCACCGACGAGGTGACCACCGGTGCCGCGACCATCGCCGACGCGGTCGAGCCCATCGGCGAGGCCACGACGCCGGCGCGGGTATGGGCCACGATGTCGCGCGGCAACGAGCGGTTCGTCGCCGGCACCCCGAAGCACCCGCGTCAAGACGTCGAGACCCGCGCCGAGCTCGCCCACCTGCAGACGCCGCGCGCGGCCCTGTTCGGCTGCAGCGACTCCCGGCTGGCCGCCGAGATCATCTTCGACCTCGGCCTCGGCGACCTCTTCGTCGTGCGGAACGCCGGCCAGGTCATCTCCGAATCGGTGCTCGGCAGCCTCGAGTACGCCGTCGAGGTGCTCGGCGTGTCGCTGGTCGTCGTGCTCGGCCACGACGAGTGCGGCGCCGTGCGCGCGGCCATCGACTCGCAGCTCCCCGACGCCGCTCCCCTCCCGCCGCACATCCAGTCGCTCGTCTCGCAGATCGTCCCCGCCATCGCCGAGGTGCCGACCGATCGTGCCGACGACGGCACGCTGCTCTCGGCCCCGGATGCGGGTCTGGTGGGCAAGGCCCATCTCCGTGACACCGTGCGCCAGCTCCTGGAGTCCTCCGAGATCATCACCGAGGCGGTGGCCGAGGGTAGATTGGCCGTCGTCGGCGCGAACTACCGCCTGGCCGAGGGCCGGGCCGTGCCCGACGTGGTGGTCGGCCAGATCTGA
- the glpX gene encoding class II fructose-bisphosphatase: MNDSAPLYENPDRNLAMELVRATEAAAIRAQPFIGKGDKNAADGAAVDAMRKFLGTVDFAGVIVIGEGEKDEAPMLFNGEHVGTGRGPSCDIAVDPIDGTSLTAAGRQNAISMLAASDRGSMLDASSVFYMNKIVTDADGIGVIDIDRPIGDNIRALAAAKGKDVGDIRVAVLDRPRHAQLIEDIRATGAGTRLMLDGDVAGGINAARYGTRIDMCVGIGGSPEGVATACAIKALGGFIQTRLAPKDDEERQKGIDAGLDLDMIYGADDLVRSDNTFFVATGVTDGGLVAGVKRLGPIIRTESIVLRSHSGTIRRIEADHLLEKWL; this comes from the coding sequence ATGAACGACAGCGCACCTCTCTATGAGAATCCCGACCGCAACCTGGCGATGGAGCTGGTGAGGGCCACCGAGGCCGCCGCCATCCGGGCTCAGCCCTTCATCGGCAAGGGTGACAAGAACGCCGCCGACGGTGCTGCCGTGGATGCGATGCGCAAGTTCCTCGGAACGGTCGACTTCGCCGGGGTGATCGTCATCGGCGAGGGCGAGAAGGACGAGGCGCCGATGCTCTTCAACGGCGAGCACGTCGGCACCGGCCGCGGGCCCTCCTGCGACATCGCGGTCGACCCCATCGACGGCACCTCGCTCACCGCCGCCGGCCGCCAGAACGCCATCTCGATGCTGGCCGCCTCCGACCGCGGGTCGATGCTCGACGCCTCCAGCGTGTTCTACATGAACAAGATCGTGACGGATGCGGACGGCATCGGCGTGATCGACATCGACCGGCCGATCGGCGACAACATCCGGGCGCTGGCTGCGGCGAAGGGCAAGGACGTCGGCGACATCCGCGTCGCCGTGCTCGACCGGCCGCGGCACGCGCAACTGATCGAGGACATCCGCGCGACCGGCGCCGGCACCCGGCTGATGCTCGACGGCGACGTCGCCGGCGGGATCAACGCGGCCCGGTACGGAACGCGCATCGACATGTGCGTCGGCATCGGCGGGAGCCCTGAAGGCGTGGCGACGGCGTGCGCGATCAAGGCGCTGGGCGGGTTCATCCAGACGCGGCTCGCTCCGAAGGACGACGAGGAGCGGCAGAAGGGGATCGACGCGGGGCTCGATCTCGACATGATCTACGGGGCTGACGATCTGGTGCGGAGCGACAACACGTTCTTCGTGGCCACGGGGGTGACCGACGGGGGGCTCGTGGCGGGGGTGAAGCGGCTGGGGCCGATCATCCGGACTGAATCGATCGTGCTGCGGTCGCACTCGGGGACTATTCGGCGGATCGAAGCTGATCACCTTTTGGAGAAGTGGCTGTAG
- a CDS encoding exodeoxyribonuclease VII small subunit translates to MASSPSPDVQALSYEEARDELIRVVGELEQGSATLEQSLALWERGESLAARCEQWLIGARERLDAARSGAAGE, encoded by the coding sequence ATGGCCTCCTCGCCCTCCCCCGACGTGCAAGCCCTCTCCTACGAGGAGGCTCGCGACGAGCTGATCCGCGTGGTCGGCGAGCTCGAGCAGGGCTCCGCCACCCTCGAGCAGTCGCTCGCGCTCTGGGAGCGCGGCGAGTCCCTCGCGGCCCGCTGCGAGCAGTGGCTGATCGGCGCCCGGGAGCGGCTCGACGCCGCCCGCAGCGGCGCGGCAGGCGAGTAG
- a CDS encoding DUF4245 domain-containing protein, with amino-acid sequence MAKSTEPRVVAELGRPETAEETAARKAEQSRLYRDRKTLRNLLYALLVSVGLVAAIIFLVPRPEESLLESVDYQDVAASAQASMPVPLAAPELPEGWTSNAAEVRSGTADGVLSWYVGLITPQKQYIGLTQAVDANPTWLADQVGRGLASGTVSLDGVDWTVYDNRDRAGSSDEVGNAEYALTTESGATTYVVFGTADPDEIEQVAAALAANVQEQPAEATR; translated from the coding sequence GTGGCCAAGAGCACCGAACCCCGCGTCGTCGCCGAGCTCGGCCGGCCCGAGACCGCTGAAGAGACGGCGGCCCGCAAGGCCGAGCAGTCCCGCCTCTACCGCGACCGAAAGACGCTGCGCAATCTGCTCTACGCGCTGCTGGTGTCGGTGGGGCTCGTCGCGGCGATCATCTTCCTGGTGCCGCGCCCCGAGGAGTCGCTGCTCGAGAGCGTCGACTACCAGGACGTCGCCGCGAGCGCGCAGGCCTCGATGCCCGTGCCGCTGGCCGCGCCCGAGCTGCCCGAGGGCTGGACGTCGAACGCCGCCGAGGTGCGCTCCGGCACGGCCGACGGCGTGCTCTCCTGGTACGTCGGCCTGATCACGCCGCAGAAGCAGTACATCGGGCTGACCCAGGCGGTGGATGCGAACCCCACCTGGCTCGCCGACCAGGTCGGCCGCGGGCTCGCCTCCGGAACGGTCTCGCTCGACGGCGTCGACTGGACCGTCTACGACAACCGCGACCGCGCCGGCTCGTCCGACGAGGTCGGCAACGCCGAGTACGCCCTGACCACCGAGTCGGGCGCCACCACCTACGTCGTGTTCGGCACCGCCGACCCCGACGAGATCGAGCAGGTCGCGGCGGCCCTCGCGGCCAACGTGCAGGAGCAGCCCGCGGAGGCAACCCGATGA
- a CDS encoding 4-hydroxy-3-methylbut-2-enyl diphosphate reductase produces the protein MPRIPGLRNRLKDNPVTGHKRVLLAAPRGYCAGVDRAVVAVEKALENYGAPVYVRKQIVHNVHVVSTLEKRGAIFVEEIDEVPEGAHIVFSAHGVSPAVVQGAADRGLQAIDATCPLVTKVHREAVRFARDDFEILLIGHEGHEEVEGTAGEAPEHITLVGSPDAVADIEVKDPDKVVWLSQTTLSVDETMETVRRLREKFPNLQDPPSDDICYATQNRQVAIKKVAQGADLVIVVGSANSSNSVRLVEVALEYGAKAAYRVDYAHEVKQEWLDGVETVGVTSGASVPEVLVQELLDDLAAAGYGDIETVQTAEEDLVFSLPKELRRDTAGNRDARALGGRHSA, from the coding sequence ATGCCGAGGATTCCCGGCCTTCGCAACAGGCTAAAGGATAACCCGGTGACCGGTCACAAGCGTGTGCTGCTGGCAGCCCCACGTGGCTATTGTGCAGGAGTGGACAGGGCGGTCGTGGCCGTCGAGAAGGCGCTCGAGAACTACGGCGCCCCGGTCTACGTGCGCAAGCAGATCGTGCACAACGTGCACGTCGTCTCGACCCTCGAGAAGCGCGGCGCCATCTTCGTCGAGGAGATCGACGAGGTGCCCGAGGGCGCCCACATCGTGTTCTCGGCCCACGGCGTCTCGCCGGCGGTCGTGCAGGGCGCCGCCGACCGCGGCCTCCAGGCCATCGACGCCACCTGCCCGCTGGTCACGAAGGTGCACCGCGAGGCCGTGCGCTTCGCCCGCGACGACTTCGAGATCCTCCTCATCGGCCACGAGGGCCACGAGGAGGTCGAGGGCACGGCGGGCGAGGCCCCCGAGCACATCACCCTGGTCGGCAGTCCGGATGCGGTGGCCGACATCGAGGTCAAAGACCCCGACAAGGTGGTCTGGCTCTCGCAGACGACGCTGTCCGTCGACGAGACCATGGAGACGGTGCGCCGGCTGCGGGAGAAGTTCCCGAACCTCCAGGACCCGCCGTCGGACGACATCTGCTACGCCACCCAGAACCGCCAGGTCGCCATCAAGAAGGTCGCGCAGGGCGCCGACCTCGTGATCGTGGTCGGTTCGGCCAACTCCTCCAACTCGGTGCGTCTCGTCGAGGTCGCCCTCGAGTACGGCGCGAAGGCCGCCTACCGGGTCGACTACGCCCACGAGGTCAAGCAGGAGTGGCTCGACGGCGTCGAGACGGTCGGCGTGACCTCCGGCGCCTCGGTGCCCGAGGTGCTCGTGCAGGAGCTGCTCGACGACCTCGCAGCGGCCGGCTACGGCGACATCGAGACCGTGCAGACGGCGGAGGAGGACCTCGTGTTCTCGCTGCCGAAGGAGCTGCGCCGCGACACCGCGGGCAACCGCGACGCCCGCGCGCTGGGCGGCCGCCACAGCGCGTAG
- a CDS encoding class II fumarate hydratase, which translates to MVDNASGVDSSASDSSTSGSSTEYRIEHDTMGEVRVPASALYGAQTQRAVENFPVSGSVLEPAQIAALARIKKAAAIANARLGVLDQPISDAIAGAADRVAAGEFDGDFPIDVYQTGSGTSSNMNMNEVLASLASTALGSKVHPNDHVNASQSSNDVFPTSVHVAVTGALIHDLIPSLEHLAEALEEKAVLWKTAVKSGRTHLMDATPVTLGQEFGGYASQIRLGIERVQSALPRVAEVPLGGTAVGTGINTPAGFPQLVISLLAEETGLPITEARDHFEAQGARDSLVEASGALRVLAVSLTKICNDLRWMGSGPNTGIGELHIPDLQPGSSIMPGKVNPVIPEAVLMVCSRVIGNDASIAWSGASGAFELNVAIPVMGTALLESIRLLSNSAVLLADKTVTGLQANLERARALAESSPSIVTPLNRVIGYEAAAKIAKHSVAKGITVREAVIDLGFVERGEVTLEQLDTALDVLSMTAPPAAK; encoded by the coding sequence GTGGTGGACAACGCCTCCGGAGTCGACAGCTCGGCCTCCGACAGCTCGACCTCCGGCTCCTCGACCGAGTACCGCATCGAGCACGACACCATGGGCGAGGTGCGGGTTCCCGCGTCGGCGCTCTACGGTGCGCAGACCCAGCGCGCGGTCGAGAACTTCCCCGTCTCGGGCAGCGTGCTCGAGCCGGCCCAGATCGCGGCGCTCGCCCGCATCAAGAAGGCCGCGGCCATCGCCAACGCCCGCCTCGGTGTGCTCGACCAGCCGATCTCCGACGCCATCGCCGGCGCGGCCGACCGCGTCGCCGCGGGCGAGTTCGACGGCGACTTCCCGATCGACGTCTACCAGACCGGTTCCGGCACCTCGTCGAACATGAACATGAACGAGGTGCTCGCCTCGCTCGCCAGCACGGCGCTCGGTTCGAAGGTGCACCCGAACGACCACGTCAACGCCTCGCAGTCCTCCAACGACGTCTTCCCCACCTCGGTGCACGTCGCCGTGACCGGCGCGCTGATCCACGACCTCATCCCCTCCCTCGAGCACCTCGCCGAGGCGCTGGAGGAGAAGGCGGTGCTCTGGAAGACCGCCGTGAAGTCGGGCCGCACCCACCTGATGGACGCCACGCCCGTCACCCTCGGTCAGGAGTTCGGCGGCTACGCCTCGCAGATCCGACTCGGCATCGAGCGCGTGCAGAGCGCCCTCCCCCGCGTGGCCGAGGTGCCGCTCGGCGGCACCGCCGTCGGCACCGGCATCAACACCCCGGCCGGCTTCCCCCAGCTCGTCATCTCGCTGCTCGCCGAGGAGACCGGCCTGCCGATCACCGAGGCCCGCGACCACTTCGAGGCGCAGGGCGCCCGCGACTCGCTCGTCGAGGCCTCCGGCGCCCTCCGCGTGCTCGCCGTCTCGCTGACCAAGATCTGCAACGACCTCCGCTGGATGGGCTCCGGTCCGAACACCGGGATCGGCGAGCTGCACATCCCCGACCTGCAGCCCGGCTCGTCGATCATGCCCGGCAAGGTCAACCCGGTCATCCCCGAGGCCGTGCTGATGGTCTGCTCGCGGGTCATCGGCAACGACGCCTCGATCGCCTGGTCGGGCGCTTCCGGAGCGTTCGAGCTGAACGTCGCCATCCCGGTGATGGGCACGGCGCTGCTGGAGTCGATCCGGCTGCTGTCGAACTCGGCGGTGCTGCTGGCCGACAAGACGGTCACGGGCCTCCAGGCGAACCTCGAGCGCGCCCGTGCCCTCGCCGAGTCGTCGCCGTCGATCGTCACCCCTCTGAACCGCGTGATCGGCTACGAGGCGGCGGCGAAGATCGCGAAGCACTCGGTGGCCAAGGGCATCACGGTGCGCGAGGCCGTCATCGACCTCGGCTTCGTCGAGCGCGGCGAGGTCACCCTCGAGCAGCTCGACACCGCGCTCGACGTGCTCTCGATGACGGCACCCCCCGCCGCCAAGTAG
- a CDS encoding prepilin peptidase → MQLVPVSVPFVYLALVSVPLAMTDARAGRLPNAYVVPGLLLLAWALLAVGVHDPPSALGAAAAALAVGAVAAALWALGVLGMGDAKLLLLLAGLLSLVQGADGGAPVRVAFCVASLVLVNLVGATVGGGGGGGNRVDGEKGRIPVGPALLGGFWLGLLPSLALLAA, encoded by the coding sequence ATGCAGCTCGTGCCCGTCTCGGTGCCGTTCGTCTACCTCGCTCTCGTCAGCGTGCCGCTGGCGATGACGGATGCTCGTGCCGGGCGGCTCCCGAACGCCTACGTGGTGCCGGGGCTGCTGCTGCTGGCCTGGGCGTTGCTGGCGGTCGGGGTGCACGACCCGCCCTCGGCGCTCGGAGCCGCCGCTGCCGCCCTCGCGGTCGGCGCGGTCGCGGCGGCGCTGTGGGCGCTCGGCGTGCTCGGCATGGGCGATGCGAAGCTGCTGCTGCTCCTAGCGGGGCTGCTCAGCCTCGTGCAGGGGGCTGACGGGGGTGCGCCCGTGCGAGTCGCGTTCTGCGTCGCCTCTCTGGTGCTGGTGAATCTGGTCGGCGCCACTGTGGGCGGTGGCGGTGGCGGTGGCAATCGCGTAGACGGCGAGAAGGGCCGGATCCCAGTGGGACCGGCCCTTCTCGGAGGGTTCTGGCTCGGGCTGCTGCCCTCGCTCGCGCTTCTCGCCGCCTGA
- the fbaA gene encoding class II fructose-bisphosphate aldolase — protein MPIATPDQYAEMLDKAKAGAFAYPAVNVSSSQTLNAVLQGLSEAGSDGIIQVTTGGADYFAGQTVKARATGALAFAAFAHEVAKNYPVTVALHTDHCPEPALADFVLPLIAASEEEVKAGRDPIFQSHMWDGSAVPLGENLRIAEDMLKRTKAINAILEVEIGVVGGEEDGVSHDINEHLYTTLDDAIATVEALGLGENGRYMAALTFGNVHGVYKPGNVKLKPELLKEIQDGLTAKYGHGPKPLDLVFHGGSGSTDAEIHEAVQNGVVKMNIDTDTQYAFTRSIADTMFKNYDGVLKVDGEVGNKKVYDPRAWGKIAETAMAARVVEATQQLGSAGHSGK, from the coding sequence ATGCCCATTGCAACCCCCGACCAGTACGCCGAGATGCTCGACAAGGCCAAGGCCGGAGCCTTCGCCTACCCCGCCGTCAACGTCTCGTCGTCGCAGACGCTGAACGCCGTGCTGCAGGGCCTGAGCGAGGCCGGGTCGGACGGCATCATCCAGGTCACCACCGGTGGCGCCGACTACTTCGCCGGCCAGACGGTCAAGGCCCGAGCCACCGGCGCCCTCGCCTTCGCCGCGTTCGCGCACGAGGTGGCCAAGAACTATCCCGTCACGGTCGCGCTGCACACCGACCACTGCCCCGAGCCCGCCCTCGCCGACTTCGTGCTGCCGCTGATCGCGGCTTCCGAGGAGGAGGTCAAGGCCGGCCGCGACCCGATCTTCCAGTCGCACATGTGGGACGGCTCGGCCGTGCCGCTCGGTGAGAACCTCCGCATCGCCGAGGACATGCTGAAGCGCACCAAGGCCATCAACGCCATCCTCGAGGTCGAGATCGGCGTCGTCGGCGGCGAGGAGGACGGTGTCAGCCACGACATCAACGAGCACCTCTACACCACGCTCGACGACGCGATCGCGACCGTCGAGGCGCTCGGCCTCGGCGAGAACGGCCGCTACATGGCCGCCCTCACCTTCGGCAACGTGCACGGCGTGTACAAGCCCGGCAACGTCAAGCTCAAGCCCGAGCTGCTGAAGGAGATCCAGGACGGACTGACCGCCAAGTACGGCCACGGCCCGAAGCCCCTCGACCTCGTCTTCCACGGCGGATCGGGATCGACCGACGCCGAGATCCACGAGGCGGTGCAGAACGGCGTCGTGAAGATGAACATCGACACCGACACCCAGTACGCCTTCACCCGCTCGATCGCGGACACCATGTTCAAGAACTACGACGGCGTGCTGAAGGTCGACGGCGAGGTCGGCAACAAGAAGGTCTACGACCCCCGCGCCTGGGGCAAGATCGCCGAGACCGCCATGGCCGCTCGCGTGGTCGAGGCCACCCAGCAGCTGGGCTCCGCCGGCCACTCCGGCAAGTAA
- the rmuC gene encoding DNA recombination protein RmuC has product MDALLPLVIGLLLGLALGVAGGWLLARSRRADARSAADPAVDAALAERTADLTEVRGRVEQLVDERAALQSRLAAVDATATALREQVDIGSLAHREQIESASRAHREQAAAAAAQFEAQLEFAKEQARERLAQQDAQYKAQIRGLEERLTDFQRRLTELKEAEAARIDEDSKVLVALSPVQESLKAVQAKVVELETQRQQQYGELSQQLKSATESEERLRSTAESLASALRSNSTRGVWGETQLRSVVEAAGLIERVDFDVQTSIQSDSGVGRPDMVVHLPGGKNIAVDAKVPFDAYLEASSIPASATGAESDRRTQLMKKHVAALRSHITALGTKGYWNGLEASPELVIAFIPSESLVSSALEADPSIMEFAFGKRVALASPVTLWSVLKTVAFSWQQDVLTQEARQLFDLSQQLYTRLGKTASHIDKLGRTIDRTVKDYNAFIGSFERQVFPTARKLGALSSESLFPELAPLEETPRELSGHELLAELEAAAPADPSPAESAPADGTPTHDVRTELEAASPHTDAKRDADYLDHESSHPTTPSTVVTLDFGDDKAANA; this is encoded by the coding sequence ATGGACGCACTCCTCCCCCTCGTCATCGGTCTCCTGCTGGGCCTCGCCCTCGGTGTGGCCGGCGGGTGGCTGCTCGCTCGCAGTCGGCGGGCGGATGCTCGTTCCGCGGCAGACCCGGCCGTCGACGCGGCGCTGGCCGAACGCACCGCCGACCTCACCGAGGTGCGCGGTCGCGTCGAGCAGCTCGTCGACGAGCGGGCGGCGCTGCAGAGCCGCCTGGCCGCGGTCGACGCCACGGCCACCGCGCTGCGCGAGCAGGTCGACATCGGCTCGCTCGCCCATCGGGAGCAGATCGAGTCGGCGTCGCGCGCCCACCGCGAGCAGGCCGCCGCTGCAGCCGCACAGTTCGAGGCGCAGCTCGAGTTCGCCAAGGAGCAGGCGCGCGAGCGCCTCGCCCAGCAGGATGCGCAGTACAAGGCGCAGATCCGCGGTCTCGAGGAGCGCCTCACCGACTTCCAGCGCCGGCTCACCGAGCTGAAGGAGGCCGAGGCCGCCCGCATCGACGAAGACAGCAAGGTGCTCGTGGCGCTCAGCCCGGTGCAGGAGAGCCTGAAGGCCGTTCAGGCGAAGGTCGTCGAGCTCGAGACCCAGCGCCAGCAGCAGTACGGCGAGCTCTCGCAGCAGCTCAAGTCGGCCACGGAGTCCGAGGAGCGCCTGCGCTCGACGGCCGAGTCTCTCGCGTCGGCCCTCCGGTCCAACAGCACGCGCGGCGTCTGGGGCGAGACGCAGCTGCGCAGCGTCGTCGAGGCGGCCGGGCTGATCGAGCGCGTCGACTTCGACGTGCAGACGAGCATCCAGAGCGACTCGGGCGTGGGCCGGCCCGACATGGTCGTGCACCTTCCGGGCGGCAAGAACATCGCCGTCGACGCGAAGGTGCCGTTCGATGCCTACCTTGAGGCCTCGTCGATCCCGGCGTCGGCCACCGGCGCCGAGAGCGACCGCCGCACGCAGCTGATGAAGAAGCACGTCGCCGCGTTGCGCAGCCACATCACGGCGCTCGGCACGAAGGGCTACTGGAACGGGCTCGAGGCCTCCCCCGAGCTCGTGATCGCGTTCATCCCGAGCGAGTCGCTGGTGTCGAGCGCACTCGAGGCCGACCCGTCGATCATGGAGTTCGCGTTCGGCAAGCGCGTGGCCCTCGCGTCCCCGGTCACCCTGTGGTCGGTGCTCAAGACCGTCGCGTTCAGCTGGCAGCAAGACGTACTGACCCAGGAGGCGCGTCAGCTCTTCGACCTCAGCCAGCAGCTCTACACGCGCCTCGGCAAGACGGCCTCGCACATCGACAAGCTCGGCCGCACGATCGACCGCACGGTGAAGGACTACAACGCCTTCATCGGCTCCTTCGAGCGCCAGGTCTTCCCCACGGCCCGCAAGCTCGGCGCCCTCTCCTCCGAGAGCCTCTTCCCCGAGCTCGCCCCCCTCGAAGAGACCCCCCGCGAGCTCTCGGGCCACGAACTCCTGGCCGAACTCGAGGCGGCCGCCCCCGCCGACCCATCCCCCGCCGAGTCCGCGCCGGCCGACGGCACCCCGACCCACGACGTTCGCACCGAACTCGAGGCTGCCTCGCCCCACACCGATGCGAAGCGAGACGCCGACTACCTCGACCACGAGTCGTCTCACCCCACGACCCCGTCCACGGTGGTCACCCTCGACTTCGGCGACGACAAAGCCGCCAACGCCTAA